The Grimontia kaedaensis genome has a window encoding:
- a CDS encoding CreA family protein, whose protein sequence is MFAFLKSSTSKPLRALVAASVFGFALAGCSDDEVGDVSLGLFTTKDIKIQIFNDPEVSGVTCHISHVKADLDFSDPSDMGISCRQTGEITPEMIANVDRSKSGEVVFTASKSILFKSMKIRRIFDSKNQTLMYLSYSTKETQGSHKHSLSTVPLWGTKAWQAPTEDK, encoded by the coding sequence ATGTTCGCTTTCCTAAAATCTTCTACCTCAAAACCACTACGAGCGCTTGTCGCTGCATCTGTTTTCGGATTTGCTTTGGCAGGCTGTTCAGATGATGAGGTTGGTGATGTCAGTTTAGGTTTATTCACAACCAAAGACATCAAAATTCAGATCTTTAACGACCCAGAAGTGTCTGGCGTTACATGCCATATCAGTCATGTGAAAGCAGACCTCGATTTTTCTGATCCGTCAGATATGGGCATCTCATGCCGTCAAACTGGTGAAATCACACCAGAAATGATTGCCAACGTCGACCGTTCAAAGTCCGGTGAAGTGGTATTCACAGCATCGAAAAGCATTTTGTTCAAATCGATGAAAATCCGCAGAATCTTTGATTCTAAAAACCAAACCTTGATGTACCTCTCTTACTCGACCAAAGAGACACAAGGGAGCCATAAACACAGTCTATCAACGGTTCCACTGTGGGGTACAAAAGCATGGCAAGCACCGACAGAAGATAAATAA